From one Nothobranchius furzeri strain GRZ-AD chromosome 2, NfurGRZ-RIMD1, whole genome shotgun sequence genomic stretch:
- the LOC107378189 gene encoding bifunctional protein GlmU — MSSSGSTLKVHAVRFGPGQELLGSLQAFVEQLHLEAPFVITCVGSVTKATLRLANASTTNTNEVLHLSGRYEIVSLVGTLNPDAHLHISLSDSMGQTIGGHVLGDLEVFTTAEVVIGEAVNLRFSREMDERTGFPELVVQSDSESNRT; from the exons ATG AGCTCATCGGGATCAACTCTTAAGGTCCATGCAGTTCGGTTCGGACCAGGTCAGGAGCTGCTGGGCTCTCTGCAGGCCTTTGTGGAGCAGCTGCACCTGGAGGCACCCTTTGTCATCACCTGCGTGGGAAGCGTCACAAAGGCGACTCTTCGTCTGGCAAACGCGTCGACAACAAACACAAACGAG GTGCTTCATCTGAGTGGGCGGTATGAGATTGTCTCCCTGGTTGGAACCCTCAACCCAGACGCCCACCTCCACATCAGCCTGTCAGACTCAATGGGCCAGACCATCGGGGGTCATGTCCTAGGGGACCTGGAGGTGTTCACCACAGCAGAGGTTGTCATTGGAGAGGCGGTCAACCTGCGCTTCAGCAGAGAGATGGATGAGAGGACTGGATTCCCAGAACTAGTGGTCCAGTCTGATTCAGAAAGCAACAGAACCTGA